One Cellulomonas soli DNA window includes the following coding sequences:
- a CDS encoding anaerobic C4-dicarboxylate transporter encodes MDAKFVLEALVVLGAIVMGTRAGGVGVGLWGGLGTFVLVFVFGEAPGEPPAAAIAIILAVVTSAAMMQAAGGIDWMVAVAARVIERHPKQITLIAPLTAFAFSVGAGTSNIIYPLLPVIYDVSYKNGIRPSRPLTVTVVQSGIALAASPVSAAMAAMLTLTDVEPYNLGLTQILAITIPACLVGIVVTALVANRLGKELDDDPQIQAKIEAGTLVSRHAAAADASSTSANLTYTARGRNSALAFLFGVLAIVVLGLFPDLRPSFDSGEGPVPIDMTTTIVMVMFVIGVLILLIGRPDVKTVPDMSVFKAGMISAIALFGIAWLTATFISAHEAFIIDTVGAWVTDWRFLFAVAVFLVAALTTSQSTATRTMVPIGLAAGLAPGVVTGMWAGALGGVYTLPANGTQIAAANFDLTGTTKLGTKLLDHSFFVPMLVLSVTTIATGALIGGVFF; translated from the coding sequence ATGGACGCCAAGTTCGTGCTCGAGGCGCTCGTGGTGCTGGGAGCGATCGTCATGGGGACCCGGGCCGGCGGTGTCGGCGTCGGGCTGTGGGGCGGTCTGGGCACGTTCGTGCTCGTGTTCGTCTTCGGCGAGGCGCCGGGCGAGCCGCCGGCCGCGGCGATCGCGATCATCCTGGCCGTGGTCACCTCGGCGGCGATGATGCAGGCGGCCGGGGGCATCGACTGGATGGTCGCGGTCGCGGCGCGGGTGATCGAGCGGCACCCGAAGCAGATCACGCTGATCGCGCCGTTGACGGCGTTCGCGTTCTCGGTGGGCGCCGGGACGTCGAACATCATCTACCCGCTGCTGCCGGTGATCTACGACGTGTCGTACAAGAACGGGATCCGTCCCTCGCGGCCGTTGACGGTGACGGTCGTGCAGTCGGGCATCGCGCTGGCTGCCTCGCCGGTCTCGGCGGCGATGGCGGCGATGCTGACCCTGACCGACGTCGAGCCGTACAACCTGGGGCTGACGCAGATCCTGGCGATCACGATCCCCGCGTGCCTGGTCGGGATCGTCGTGACGGCGCTGGTCGCGAACCGGCTGGGCAAGGAGCTGGACGACGACCCGCAGATCCAGGCCAAGATCGAGGCCGGCACGTTGGTGTCCCGGCACGCGGCCGCCGCGGACGCGTCCAGCACCTCGGCGAACCTGACGTACACGGCCCGCGGTCGCAACTCGGCACTGGCGTTCCTGTTCGGTGTGCTGGCGATCGTGGTGCTCGGCCTGTTCCCCGACCTGCGCCCGTCGTTCGACTCCGGCGAGGGCCCGGTGCCGATCGACATGACCACGACCATCGTCATGGTGATGTTCGTCATCGGGGTGCTGATCCTGCTGATCGGCCGCCCGGACGTGAAGACCGTCCCGGACATGTCGGTGTTCAAGGCGGGCATGATCTCGGCGATCGCCCTGTTCGGGATCGCCTGGCTGACGGCCACGTTCATCTCGGCGCACGAGGCGTTCATCATCGACACGGTCGGGGCATGGGTCACCGACTGGCGGTTCCTGTTCGCGGTGGCCGTGTTCCTGGTGGCGGCGCTGACCACGAGCCAGTCGACGGCGACCCGGACGATGGTGCCGATCGGCCTGGCCGCCGGCCTGGCGCCGGGCGTGGTCACCGGCATGTGGGCCGGTGCGCTCGGCGGCGTGTACACGCTGCCCGCCAACGGCACGCAGATCGCGGCGGCGAACTTCGACCTGACGGGCACCACGAAGCTGGGCACCAAGCTGCTCGACCACAGCTTCTTCGTGCCGATGCTCGTGCTCTCGGTGACGACGATCGCCACCGGTGCGCTCATCGGCGGGGTCTTCTTCTAG
- a CDS encoding M20/M25/M40 family metallo-hydrolase, which yields MDLTDAVDRDRLLRTFLELVAVDSPTGQEREVAELLERRFADLGCTVTRDEIGNLVAVLPGTRDGVVLIATHMDTAGTDRGIVPLVGADGVVRTDGSTILGADDKSGIAGCLELLTLLRQDPGVLHPTLELLVTVGEESGLVGSRALDVTRLTATHGFVLDTAGAMGSITYWSPTSVYLTITFHGRKAHAGVEPEKGVSAVRAAALAVAAMPLGRIDPETVANIGTVHGGEARNVVPDTVVLEGMARSHDQGKLDAQLDAMRHACQEAAETTGATVEVLAEEIYRTYRIEEDARPYREAARAIASVGLPVIPRKSGGGTDGNLLNAKGIACVALPTGMVDEHATTEHIAIDDMVLAARVLVAIVTQDPDPRDAR from the coding sequence ATGGACCTGACCGACGCGGTCGACAGGGACCGCCTCCTGCGCACGTTCCTCGAGCTCGTCGCGGTCGACAGCCCCACCGGGCAGGAGCGCGAGGTCGCAGAGCTGCTCGAACGGCGGTTCGCCGACCTGGGCTGCACGGTCACCCGGGACGAGATCGGCAACCTGGTCGCGGTGCTGCCCGGGACCCGGGACGGCGTCGTCCTGATCGCCACGCACATGGACACCGCGGGCACCGACCGCGGCATCGTCCCGCTCGTGGGGGCGGACGGGGTCGTGCGCACGGACGGCTCGACGATCCTCGGTGCCGACGACAAGTCCGGCATCGCCGGATGCCTGGAGCTGCTGACCCTGCTGCGGCAGGACCCGGGGGTGCTCCACCCGACGCTCGAGCTGCTGGTGACGGTCGGCGAGGAGAGCGGGCTCGTCGGCTCCCGCGCGCTGGACGTGACCCGGCTGACGGCCACGCACGGGTTCGTGCTCGACACCGCGGGTGCGATGGGGTCGATCACCTACTGGTCGCCGACGTCGGTGTACCTGACCATCACGTTCCACGGGCGCAAGGCGCATGCCGGGGTCGAGCCCGAGAAGGGCGTCAGCGCGGTCCGGGCCGCGGCGCTGGCGGTCGCGGCCATGCCGCTGGGACGCATCGACCCCGAGACGGTGGCGAACATCGGCACGGTGCACGGCGGTGAGGCGCGCAACGTCGTGCCCGACACCGTGGTGCTCGAGGGCATGGCGCGCAGCCACGACCAGGGCAAGCTGGACGCCCAGCTCGACGCGATGCGGCACGCGTGCCAGGAGGCCGCGGAGACCACGGGCGCCACGGTCGAGGTCCTCGCCGAGGAGATCTACCGGACGTACCGGATCGAGGAGGACGCCCGTCCCTACCGGGAGGCGGCACGGGCGATCGCCTCGGTCGGGCTGCCGGTGATCCCGCGCAAGTCCGGCGGCGGCACCGACGGCAACCTGCTCAACGCGAAGGGCATCGCGTGCGTCGCGCTGCCGACCGGCATGGTCGACGAGCACGCGACGACGGAGCACATCGCGATCGACGACATGGTGCTGGCCGCCCGGGTGCTCGTCGCGATCGTGACGCAGGACCCCGATCCCCGGGACGCGCGATGA
- a CDS encoding helix-turn-helix transcriptional regulator produces the protein MTGGRHPVAEGRRLHVAAPLGAGRAASEPPVLVATKLCPPRVRAAWVERPALHQRLDAGADRGLTLVAAPAGYGKTTLLASWYAYAAEHRPLAWLTLDAGDNDPVVLWTYLVEALGRVCSRIGPSLTASAGAGRVVSQSHLTRLVNALEDQPGLALVLDDVHLLSAGPARDTLTWFVEHAPATFQLVVASRRDPELPLARLRAHGDLVELRVDDLRFTREEAAALLNGHEDLDLSVADVDLLVDRTDGWPAGLTLAALSLRRLGDRHGFVDRFGASHRHVLDFLETEALHAHDPADQELMIRCSVLEELSGPLCDAVLGTTGSDERLRRLAHVNLFLQPHDDEGGTYRFHPLFAQLLRMHLHRRGPEVARALHRRAYAWHRTHGPTRCAVDHAIDAGLFPEAAALVLGCWAEQANIGRCATVLGWLSRFPRDLLAADVRLLLVQAWALSLAGRRQEADAVLREVEALGTQDPGPLPDGFGSVAASLHTLRAVFPWGDVAEMDAHARQAVALEEPDSPWRAMACWARGTALYLRGAPEEADPWLADAVDRGEAAGQWLALAGALGCRSLVAGLTGRHQDQVELAARATDVAHAHGLEPVAAAALLASGVALADEARPQEALAVLERAVVVARFWAQPLPLASALLHEGAVLRALGRTAQAGQVLAEADGVLADCPDPGFLAGTRRARALWSTSAVARSQRGRAAPAVPPLTPSELRVLAHLDGRLTEADIARELYVTHATVHSHTKAIYRKLGVTTRAQALARASGLGLLP, from the coding sequence GTGACGGGGGGACGACATCCCGTCGCCGAGGGTCGACGCCTGCACGTCGCGGCACCGCTCGGGGCGGGACGCGCCGCGAGCGAGCCGCCGGTGCTCGTCGCCACCAAGCTGTGCCCACCCCGGGTGCGTGCCGCCTGGGTCGAGCGCCCCGCGCTCCACCAGCGGCTCGACGCCGGGGCCGACAGGGGCCTGACGCTCGTGGCCGCGCCCGCCGGCTACGGCAAGACCACCCTGCTCGCGTCCTGGTACGCCTACGCGGCCGAGCACCGCCCGCTGGCCTGGCTGACGCTCGACGCCGGCGACAACGACCCCGTCGTCCTGTGGACCTACCTCGTCGAGGCGCTCGGGCGCGTGTGCAGCCGCATCGGGCCGAGCCTCACCGCATCTGCCGGTGCCGGACGGGTCGTGAGCCAGTCGCACCTGACCCGCCTGGTCAACGCCCTCGAGGACCAGCCCGGCCTCGCACTGGTGCTCGACGACGTCCACCTGCTGTCGGCCGGGCCCGCCCGGGACACCCTCACCTGGTTCGTCGAGCACGCGCCGGCCACGTTCCAGCTCGTGGTGGCCAGCCGCCGGGACCCCGAGCTGCCGCTGGCGAGGTTGCGCGCCCACGGCGACCTGGTCGAGCTGCGGGTGGACGACCTGCGCTTCACCCGCGAGGAGGCGGCCGCCCTGCTCAACGGGCACGAGGACCTCGACCTGAGCGTCGCGGACGTCGACCTGCTCGTCGACCGCACCGACGGCTGGCCCGCCGGGCTCACCCTGGCCGCCCTCTCGCTGCGGCGCCTGGGCGACCGGCACGGCTTCGTCGACCGCTTCGGCGCATCCCACCGGCACGTGCTCGACTTCCTGGAGACCGAGGCGCTGCACGCCCACGACCCGGCCGACCAGGAGCTGATGATCCGCTGCAGCGTCCTCGAGGAGCTGTCCGGCCCGCTGTGCGACGCGGTGCTGGGCACCACGGGATCCGACGAGCGGCTGCGCCGGCTCGCGCACGTGAACCTGTTCCTGCAGCCGCACGACGACGAGGGCGGCACCTACCGGTTCCACCCCCTGTTCGCCCAGCTGCTGCGCATGCACCTGCACCGCCGCGGGCCAGAGGTCGCCCGCGCGCTGCACCGACGCGCCTACGCCTGGCACCGCACGCACGGGCCGACCCGGTGCGCCGTCGACCACGCGATCGACGCCGGGCTGTTCCCGGAGGCGGCCGCACTCGTGCTCGGCTGCTGGGCCGAGCAGGCCAACATCGGCCGATGCGCGACGGTCCTCGGCTGGCTCTCACGCTTCCCCCGCGACCTGCTCGCCGCCGACGTGCGGCTGCTGCTCGTCCAGGCGTGGGCACTCTCGCTCGCAGGACGCCGCCAGGAGGCAGACGCCGTCCTGCGGGAGGTCGAGGCCCTCGGGACGCAGGATCCCGGACCGCTGCCCGACGGGTTCGGTTCGGTCGCGGCCAGCCTGCACACGCTGCGTGCGGTCTTCCCGTGGGGAGACGTCGCCGAGATGGACGCCCACGCGCGTCAGGCCGTCGCGCTCGAGGAACCCGACTCGCCGTGGCGAGCCATGGCGTGCTGGGCCCGCGGCACCGCGCTCTACCTGCGCGGGGCGCCCGAGGAGGCCGACCCGTGGCTTGCCGACGCGGTCGACCGCGGGGAGGCGGCCGGTCAGTGGCTCGCGCTCGCGGGTGCGCTCGGCTGCCGCTCGCTCGTGGCCGGACTGACCGGACGCCACCAGGACCAGGTCGAGCTGGCCGCCCGGGCCACGGACGTCGCGCACGCGCACGGGCTCGAGCCGGTCGCCGCCGCCGCGCTCCTGGCCTCGGGGGTCGCGCTCGCCGACGAGGCACGACCGCAGGAGGCCCTCGCCGTGCTCGAGCGGGCGGTGGTGGTGGCACGGTTCTGGGCGCAGCCGCTGCCCCTGGCCTCGGCGCTGCTGCACGAGGGCGCGGTGCTGCGCGCCCTGGGCCGGACCGCGCAGGCCGGGCAGGTGCTCGCGGAGGCCGACGGCGTGCTGGCGGACTGCCCCGACCCCGGGTTCCTCGCCGGTACCCGGCGCGCACGTGCCCTCTGGTCGACCTCTGCCGTGGCCCGCTCGCAGCGCGGGCGCGCCGCTCCAGCCGTGCCTCCGCTCACCCCCAGCGAGCTGCGGGTGCTCGCGCACCTGGACGGCCGGCTCACCGAGGCCGACATCGCCCGCGAGCTGTACGTCACGCACGCCACCGTGCACAGCCACACCAAGGCGATCTACCGCAAGCTCGGGGTGACGACGCGGGCCCAGGCGCTCGCCCGTGCGAGCGGCCTGGGCCTGCTGCCGTAG
- a CDS encoding DUF1269 domain-containing protein, with product MTSTDDAIVALYVAAYADPDAARTDWDAIKQLASEDVITVDGLLLVSRRTDGKIHVEDDLHQAAKGSAWGAVGGAVVGLIFPPSILAGALVGAGAGLGVGGLLSHHTKAEITAQVEDVLPLNSSGIVALFEIEWAEQVEKALPHATTVTKEQVDPASAKHVKDAATKDA from the coding sequence ATGACCAGCACCGACGACGCCATCGTCGCCCTCTACGTCGCCGCCTACGCCGACCCGGACGCCGCACGCACCGACTGGGACGCGATCAAGCAGCTGGCGTCGGAGGACGTCATCACGGTCGACGGGCTGCTGCTCGTCAGCCGGCGCACCGACGGGAAGATCCACGTCGAGGACGACCTGCACCAGGCGGCGAAGGGCTCGGCCTGGGGTGCGGTCGGCGGCGCGGTCGTCGGGCTGATCTTCCCGCCGAGCATCCTGGCGGGTGCGCTCGTCGGCGCCGGGGCAGGTCTGGGCGTCGGGGGGCTGCTCTCGCACCACACGAAGGCCGAGATCACCGCGCAGGTCGAGGACGTCCTGCCGCTGAACAGCTCGGGCATCGTCGCGCTCTTCGAGATCGAGTGGGCCGAGCAGGTCGAGAAGGCGCTGCCGCACGCGACCACCGTCACGAAGGAGCAGGTCGACCCGGCCAGCGCGAAGCACGTCAAGGACGCCGCCACGAAGGACGCGTGA
- a CDS encoding ATP-binding protein — protein MSEPMEGFDPAIAQFRLERIQLVNWGPFHGHHVIDVHRDGTLVTGPSGAGKSTLLDAMICVLMDRSVTFNAAAHDDAVGSKERTFYSYARGKSGSRRDATRGSRAIYLREGTTWSAVALTWRNKAAKTVTACRAMHLTRAAASDSDITHALMLAEGDLDVRDLEPAAAQAMRQDAVRRALPQVSTFGNEYGRYVARLSALVGIRGQDGDTGKAIRLLHKAQSSKGVHNIDETFKRFVLDDSKVATRRDAAVEQFLSLRNGYEEMVRARDQITLLAPLPDLWEAYRAAGEQARELRVLVREEDGTSPLEAYVLGLHKDLLGARARLEQAEHRRQVAAHEDARGRYEELAARITTLEEQRRSTGGDLLGAIDAELRSAQAELAPLAERRTRLARWCASVDVPLPTDAAGLAATQAQAREHTDGTAGDDPDVRADLHSRIAAAEEAKRAIRALREELRSYEGRRSNIPAAALAVRATIAEGVGLEEDELPFVGELLDVAGDEEQWRTAAERLLGGFGLGLLVDQAHYPAVARFVDAHDLRARVRYTPVRTEAPVEAAAPAPGTMAAKVVVADSPFAPWLRDQLVRRFSHRCVQDATEMAVLREAVTVHGQVKHRAGLHEKDDRADVRRDKVIGFDNADTVRELHETLSAREGDLVELERARDDADAAREHARTRREAWAGIAATAWADVDTTHVESQIAAATRRREAALAGDGRSSLETEIGTLVEARDEANHQARTAREAATRAEKAWGQRVSEEDRIGARLDQVSPPEGERLDTLTALARQCDPEPTLESVARLRTAMQQALETRVQAADSAGGTARAAIGSLLADFLRTWPDEAGTLTRDVETAPAYLELLAGLQADDLPAALAQWRQLMHSINTMGLTSLIQTLRDERLVIDDRIGPVNDVLRTVPFGHDGYLQIVTGDVEPPASRAFKAEIDAILEHTVGNDLDDAELEGRFRRIAALMDRLDSTDAADREWQRDVLDVKRHVRISAEEHRRGEDAARVYEGVGATSGGEGQELIAATLGAALRYQLGGIEEVPMFGSVMVDEGFVKSDPDVTRRAIRALKSFGFQLLIAAPIDKYQSMEREFGSAYLIEADPAAGRAHARGFAIGFGPAQEVPAGG, from the coding sequence GTGAGCGAGCCCATGGAAGGTTTCGACCCCGCGATCGCCCAGTTCCGGCTCGAACGCATCCAGCTGGTCAACTGGGGCCCGTTCCACGGGCACCACGTCATCGACGTGCACCGCGACGGCACCCTGGTCACCGGCCCGTCCGGCGCCGGCAAGTCGACCCTGCTGGACGCGATGATCTGCGTCCTCATGGACCGTTCCGTGACGTTCAACGCGGCCGCGCACGACGACGCCGTCGGCTCCAAGGAGCGCACCTTCTACTCCTACGCGCGCGGCAAGTCCGGTTCGCGCCGGGACGCCACGCGAGGCAGCCGCGCGATCTACCTGCGTGAGGGCACCACGTGGAGCGCCGTCGCGCTGACCTGGCGCAACAAGGCCGCCAAGACCGTCACCGCGTGCCGGGCCATGCACCTGACGCGTGCCGCCGCCTCGGACTCCGACATCACGCACGCCCTGATGCTCGCCGAGGGCGACCTGGACGTGCGCGACCTCGAACCGGCCGCCGCCCAGGCGATGCGCCAGGACGCGGTCCGTCGGGCACTGCCGCAGGTGAGCACCTTCGGCAACGAGTACGGCCGCTACGTGGCCCGCCTGTCGGCGCTGGTGGGCATCCGGGGGCAGGACGGCGACACCGGCAAGGCCATCCGGCTGCTGCACAAGGCGCAGTCGAGCAAGGGCGTGCACAACATCGACGAGACGTTCAAGCGGTTCGTGCTGGACGACTCGAAGGTGGCCACCCGCCGCGACGCGGCCGTCGAGCAGTTCCTCAGCCTGCGCAACGGGTACGAGGAGATGGTCCGCGCGCGCGACCAGATCACCCTGCTCGCCCCCTTGCCGGACCTGTGGGAGGCCTACCGGGCCGCCGGCGAGCAGGCGCGCGAGCTGCGTGTGCTGGTCCGCGAGGAGGACGGCACGAGCCCCCTCGAGGCGTACGTCCTCGGCCTGCACAAGGACCTGCTGGGAGCCCGTGCCCGCCTCGAGCAGGCCGAGCACCGCCGGCAGGTCGCGGCGCACGAGGACGCCCGCGGCCGGTACGAGGAGCTCGCGGCACGCATCACCACGCTCGAGGAGCAGCGTCGCAGCACCGGCGGCGACCTGCTGGGCGCCATCGACGCCGAGCTGCGTTCCGCGCAGGCCGAGCTGGCGCCCCTGGCCGAACGGCGCACCCGGCTGGCGCGCTGGTGCGCGAGCGTCGACGTGCCGCTGCCCACCGACGCGGCCGGCCTCGCCGCCACGCAGGCCCAGGCCCGTGAGCACACCGACGGCACCGCGGGCGACGACCCGGACGTGCGAGCCGACCTGCACTCCCGGATCGCCGCCGCCGAGGAGGCCAAGCGCGCGATCCGCGCCCTGCGCGAGGAGCTGCGCTCCTACGAGGGTCGCCGATCGAACATCCCGGCGGCAGCCCTGGCCGTGCGCGCGACCATCGCCGAGGGCGTCGGCCTCGAGGAGGACGAGCTGCCGTTCGTCGGGGAGCTGCTGGACGTCGCCGGCGACGAGGAGCAGTGGCGGACCGCCGCCGAGCGGCTGCTCGGCGGGTTCGGGCTGGGCCTGCTCGTCGACCAGGCCCACTACCCGGCGGTCGCCCGCTTCGTCGACGCGCACGACCTGCGCGCCCGCGTCCGGTACACCCCGGTGCGCACCGAGGCCCCCGTCGAGGCCGCCGCACCGGCGCCGGGAACGATGGCCGCCAAGGTCGTCGTCGCCGACAGCCCGTTCGCCCCGTGGCTGCGCGACCAGCTCGTGCGCCGGTTCTCGCACCGCTGCGTGCAGGACGCCACCGAGATGGCCGTGCTGCGCGAGGCCGTCACCGTGCACGGGCAGGTCAAGCACCGCGCCGGGCTGCACGAGAAGGACGACCGGGCCGACGTGCGCCGCGACAAGGTCATCGGCTTCGACAACGCCGACACGGTCCGCGAGCTCCACGAGACCCTCTCCGCACGCGAGGGCGACCTCGTCGAGCTCGAGCGGGCACGCGACGACGCCGACGCCGCACGCGAGCACGCCCGCACCCGCCGGGAGGCCTGGGCCGGTATCGCCGCGACGGCATGGGCGGACGTGGACACCACGCACGTGGAGTCACAGATCGCCGCCGCCACCCGGCGCCGCGAGGCGGCCCTGGCCGGCGACGGCCGAAGCTCGCTCGAGACGGAGATCGGCACGCTCGTCGAGGCACGCGACGAGGCGAACCACCAGGCCCGCACCGCCCGTGAGGCCGCCACCCGCGCCGAGAAGGCGTGGGGTCAGCGGGTCTCCGAGGAGGATCGCATCGGCGCCCGGCTGGACCAGGTCAGCCCGCCCGAGGGTGAGCGCCTCGACACCCTGACCGCACTGGCCCGCCAGTGCGACCCCGAGCCCACCCTCGAGTCCGTCGCCCGGCTGCGCACCGCGATGCAGCAGGCGCTCGAGACCCGAGTGCAGGCCGCCGACAGCGCGGGCGGCACCGCACGCGCGGCGATCGGCAGCCTGCTCGCCGACTTCCTGCGCACCTGGCCGGACGAGGCGGGCACGCTCACCCGGGACGTGGAGACCGCACCGGCCTACCTGGAGCTGCTGGCCGGGCTGCAGGCAGACGACCTTCCGGCCGCCCTCGCGCAGTGGCGTCAGCTCATGCACTCCATCAACACCATGGGCCTGACCTCGCTGATCCAGACCCTGCGCGACGAACGCCTCGTCATCGACGACCGGATCGGCCCGGTCAACGACGTGCTGCGCACCGTCCCGTTCGGGCACGACGGCTACCTGCAGATCGTCACCGGCGACGTCGAGCCGCCCGCCTCACGGGCCTTCAAGGCCGAGATCGACGCGATCCTCGAGCACACGGTCGGCAACGACCTCGACGATGCCGAGCTCGAAGGCCGGTTCCGCCGCATCGCGGCGCTCATGGACCGGCTCGACTCGACCGACGCGGCCGACCGGGAGTGGCAGCGCGACGTGCTCGACGTCAAGCGGCACGTGCGGATCTCGGCCGAGGAGCACCGCCGGGGCGAGGACGCCGCGCGCGTCTACGAGGGTGTCGGTGCGACCTCGGGCGGGGAGGGTCAGGAGCTGATCGCCGCCACGCTCGGCGCCGCGCTGCGCTACCAGCTCGGCGGCATCGAGGAGGTGCCGATGTTCGGCTCGGTCATGGTCGACGAGGGCTTCGTGAAGTCCGACCCCGACGTGACCCGCCGGGCCATCCGGGCGCTGAAGTCCTTCGGGTTCCAGCTGCTCATCGCCGCCCCCATCGACAAGTACCAGTCGATGGAGCGCGAGTTCGGCTCGGCGTACCTGATCGAGGCCGACCCTGCAGCGGGACGCGCGCACGCTCGCGGCTTCGCGATCGGCTTCGGCCCGGCGCAGGAGGTGCCGGCCGGCGGATGA
- a CDS encoding DUF4194 domain-containing protein, which yields MNPTATGTADTGTATDGTANNGTATDGTAGGRTPSGSTASTGTARDAAAAELLTEPLFEGDEGLLPAEVRGTLVRVLATRFVDGVRNPSLWNRVLRHEQVLRSRLHDIYLDLVIDRRRQVAFTVQLELDDEVPVLLRKEKPLTLAAAVLLLHLRQEYDRGAVEGHDVVVEHLELLDHLEVWKDVDDQNPASFRKRCEAAITTVREKGILVPVSDGRYRVSGVIHALMTAEKVDAMTAAFEELAAGATDGGAEDDEAADTEAADTDDADDTQDEGQDDDA from the coding sequence GTGAACCCGACCGCCACAGGCACTGCCGACACCGGCACGGCGACCGACGGCACGGCGAACAACGGCACGGCGACCGACGGCACGGCCGGCGGCCGCACGCCCTCCGGCAGCACCGCGTCGACGGGGACCGCGCGGGACGCCGCTGCGGCCGAGCTGCTCACCGAGCCGCTGTTCGAGGGCGACGAGGGTCTGCTGCCGGCCGAGGTGCGCGGCACGCTCGTACGCGTGCTGGCGACCCGGTTCGTCGACGGCGTGCGCAACCCCTCGCTCTGGAACCGCGTGCTGCGCCACGAGCAGGTGCTGCGCTCGCGCCTGCACGACATCTACCTGGACCTGGTCATCGACCGCCGTCGGCAGGTCGCGTTCACCGTGCAGCTCGAGCTGGACGACGAGGTGCCCGTGCTGCTGCGCAAGGAGAAGCCCCTGACCCTGGCCGCGGCCGTGCTGCTGCTGCACCTGCGCCAGGAGTACGACCGCGGGGCCGTCGAGGGGCACGACGTCGTCGTGGAGCACCTGGAGCTGCTCGACCACCTCGAGGTGTGGAAGGACGTCGACGACCAGAACCCCGCCTCGTTCCGCAAGCGGTGCGAGGCGGCCATCACGACCGTGCGCGAGAAGGGCATCCTCGTGCCCGTCAGCGACGGGCGGTACCGGGTGTCCGGGGTCATCCACGCGCTGATGACGGCCGAGAAGGTCGACGCGATGACGGCGGCGTTCGAGGAGCTGGCCGCCGGCGCCACCGACGGCGGTGCCGAGGACGACGAGGCTGCGGACACCGAGGCTGCGGACACCGACGACGCCGACGACACGCAGGACGAGGGACAGGACGACGACGCGTGA